In Pseudofrankia saprophytica, one genomic interval encodes:
- a CDS encoding ABC transporter ATP-binding protein, with the protein MTVQASSEAGGPALAGLGPRPKIRAVGTERKFGRGARTVHALGPLDLAVGDGEFVCVVGPSGCGKSTFLRIVAGLVRPTGGTVEVRASSPNPAAMIFQDYGIYPWKTVEANVRFGLDVRGVPRGEARDRARTWLERMGLAEFAYAYPHQLSGGMRQRVSIARALAVEPEILLMDEPFAALDAQLRTILQDELLAICQAERRTVLFVTHSLEEAIVLGDRVVVMSARPGRILAERVPPFPRPRSAEVRESAEFAAFRGELWTLLRGEVETGAPAAIAATATTAATSWAGVAGPPATPKGA; encoded by the coding sequence ATGACTGTTCAAGCGTCGTCGGAGGCGGGTGGGCCTGCCTTAGCCGGCCTGGGCCCGCGACCAAAGATCCGGGCCGTCGGCACGGAGCGGAAGTTCGGCCGCGGGGCCAGGACGGTCCATGCGCTCGGCCCGCTCGACCTGGCGGTCGGTGACGGCGAGTTCGTCTGCGTCGTCGGGCCCTCCGGCTGCGGGAAGTCGACCTTCCTGCGGATCGTCGCCGGCCTGGTCCGCCCGACCGGGGGAACCGTCGAGGTGCGGGCCAGCTCCCCGAACCCGGCCGCGATGATCTTCCAGGACTACGGCATCTACCCGTGGAAGACGGTCGAGGCGAACGTCCGGTTCGGTCTCGACGTGCGCGGCGTGCCGCGCGGGGAAGCCCGGGATCGGGCGCGAACCTGGCTCGAGCGGATGGGGCTCGCGGAGTTCGCGTACGCCTACCCACACCAGCTCTCGGGCGGCATGCGCCAGCGGGTGTCGATTGCCCGGGCCCTCGCCGTCGAGCCCGAGATCCTGCTGATGGACGAGCCGTTCGCGGCGCTGGACGCACAGCTGCGCACCATCCTGCAGGACGAGCTGCTCGCCATCTGCCAGGCGGAACGGCGCACGGTGCTCTTCGTGACCCACAGCCTGGAAGAAGCGATCGTGCTGGGCGACCGGGTCGTCGTCATGAGCGCGCGGCCGGGCCGGATCCTCGCCGAACGGGTACCGCCGTTCCCGCGGCCGAGGTCCGCCGAGGTCCGCGAGTCCGCCGAGTTCGCCGCGTTCCGCGGCGAGCTGTGGACGTTGCTGCGCGGCGAGGTGGAAACCGGTGCGCCCGCGGCCATCGCCGCCACCGCCACCACCGCCGCCACCTCGTGGGCCGGCGTGGCCGGGCCACCGGCCACGCCGAAGGGAGCCTGA
- a CDS encoding glycoside hydrolase family 65 protein: MSGEARYTVDPWGLRETGLNMDDPARAESLFALSNGHIGLRANLDEGEPHGLPGTYLNSVHELRPLPYAEAGYGYPESGQTVINVTNGKLIRLMVDDEPLDVRYGELRSHRRSIDFRDGVLVREAEWESPAGQVVRVVSRRLVSFSQRAIAAICYEVESITDAPRVVVQSELVANETLPIRTGDPRAAAVLESPLMPELHFARDCSVELVHITQHSKLRVAVAMDHVIDGPGALGVLSESEPNSGRVTVTGLLKPGQKLRIIKFLAYGWSQQRSLPAMRDQAAAALVAAKETGWDGLLDEQRAYLAEFWRRSDVEVEGDPEVQQAVRFALFHVLQAGARSERRAISAKGLTGPGYDGHAFWDTESYVLPVLTYTQPSAAADALRWRHSTLKLAQERAQQLNLRGACFPWRTINGEECSGYWPAGTAAFHVNADIADAAIRYVNVTEDYDFENSVGLELLVETARLWRSLGHHDLDGRFRIDGVTGPDEYSAIADNNVYTNLMAQRNLRAAADAAKRHPDRAYEFGVDAEETASWRDAAEDMYIPYDHHLGVHPQSDGFTGHEIWNFQNTAQDQYPLLLHFPYFDLYRKQVVKQADLVLAMQRRGDAFTREEKLRNFAYYEALTVRDSSLSASVQGVLAAECGHLALAHAYLREAALMDLHDIEHNTSDGLHIASLAGTWIVLVEGFGGLRDQGDVLSFAPRLSEGLSRLSFGLCVRGRHLRVEVHRASATYSIEDGEAITLTHHGEPFRLEPDTPATFPISPIAPTEQPHQPAGREPLFYHHPGTSEEE; encoded by the coding sequence ATGAGCGGGGAAGCCCGCTACACGGTCGACCCGTGGGGCCTGCGCGAGACCGGCCTCAACATGGACGACCCCGCGCGCGCCGAGTCGTTGTTCGCGCTCTCCAACGGCCACATCGGCCTGCGCGCCAACCTCGACGAAGGCGAGCCGCACGGCCTGCCCGGTACCTACCTGAACTCGGTGCACGAGTTGCGCCCGCTGCCGTACGCGGAGGCCGGCTACGGCTATCCCGAGTCGGGACAGACGGTCATCAACGTCACCAACGGCAAACTGATCCGGCTGATGGTCGACGATGAGCCGCTCGACGTCCGTTACGGCGAGCTGCGCTCGCACCGGCGTTCCATCGACTTCCGCGACGGGGTGCTGGTTCGCGAGGCCGAGTGGGAGTCACCCGCAGGCCAGGTGGTGCGGGTGGTCTCGCGACGGCTGGTCTCGTTCTCCCAGCGAGCGATCGCGGCGATCTGCTACGAGGTCGAGTCGATCACCGACGCTCCGCGGGTGGTCGTCCAGTCCGAGCTGGTGGCCAACGAGACGCTCCCGATACGCACAGGCGACCCACGGGCCGCCGCGGTGCTCGAGTCCCCGCTGATGCCGGAGCTGCACTTCGCCCGGGACTGCTCCGTCGAGCTGGTGCACATCACCCAGCACAGCAAGCTCCGCGTCGCCGTGGCGATGGATCACGTCATCGACGGTCCAGGCGCGTTGGGCGTGCTCTCGGAGAGCGAGCCGAACTCGGGGCGGGTGACCGTCACCGGCCTGTTGAAACCCGGGCAGAAGCTGCGGATCATCAAGTTCTTGGCGTATGGCTGGTCGCAGCAGCGGTCGCTGCCGGCCATGCGTGACCAGGCCGCGGCGGCGCTCGTCGCGGCGAAGGAGACCGGTTGGGATGGCCTGCTCGACGAGCAACGCGCCTACCTGGCCGAGTTCTGGCGGCGCTCGGACGTGGAGGTGGAGGGCGACCCCGAGGTTCAGCAGGCCGTCCGGTTCGCGCTGTTCCACGTGCTACAGGCCGGCGCGCGCTCCGAACGCCGCGCTATCTCGGCGAAGGGGCTGACGGGGCCGGGTTATGACGGTCATGCGTTCTGGGACACCGAAAGCTACGTGCTGCCGGTGCTGACCTACACGCAGCCGTCGGCCGCGGCCGACGCGCTGCGCTGGCGGCACTCCACCCTGAAGCTGGCGCAGGAACGCGCCCAGCAGCTCAACCTGCGCGGTGCTTGCTTCCCGTGGCGCACCATCAACGGGGAGGAGTGCTCCGGGTACTGGCCGGCCGGCACCGCCGCCTTCCACGTCAACGCCGACATCGCCGACGCCGCCATCCGCTACGTCAACGTCACCGAGGACTACGACTTCGAGAATTCCGTCGGGCTGGAGCTGCTGGTCGAGACCGCCCGGCTATGGCGTTCGCTCGGCCACCACGACCTCGACGGCCGATTCCGGATCGACGGGGTGACCGGGCCCGACGAGTACTCGGCGATCGCGGACAACAACGTCTACACGAACCTGATGGCGCAGCGGAACCTGCGCGCGGCGGCGGACGCGGCAAAACGGCACCCCGACCGGGCGTACGAGTTCGGCGTCGACGCCGAGGAGACCGCCTCCTGGCGGGACGCCGCCGAGGACATGTACATCCCGTACGACCACCACCTGGGCGTCCACCCACAGTCGGACGGATTCACCGGCCACGAGATCTGGAACTTCCAGAACACCGCGCAGGACCAGTACCCCTTGCTGCTGCACTTCCCGTATTTCGACCTGTACCGCAAGCAGGTCGTCAAGCAGGCGGACCTGGTGCTGGCGATGCAGCGGCGCGGCGACGCGTTCACCCGTGAGGAGAAGCTGCGCAACTTCGCCTACTACGAGGCGCTGACCGTTCGGGACTCGTCGCTGTCCGCCAGCGTGCAGGGCGTGCTCGCGGCGGAGTGCGGGCATCTGGCGCTCGCGCACGCCTACCTGCGCGAGGCAGCGCTGATGGACCTGCACGACATCGAGCACAACACGTCCGACGGCCTGCACATAGCCTCGCTGGCGGGCACCTGGATAGTCCTGGTCGAGGGGTTCGGCGGCCTGCGGGACCAGGGCGACGTCCTCAGCTTCGCCCCGCGCCTGTCCGAGGGCCTTTCCCGGTTGTCCTTCGGCCTCTGCGTGCGCGGCCGCCACCTGCGCGTCGAGGTTCACCGCGCGTCGGCGACCTACTCCATCGAGGACGGTGAGGCGATCACCCTCACCCACCACGGCGAGCCATTCCGCCTGGAACCGGACACCCCGGCCACTTTCCCGATCTCGCCCATCGCCCCCACCGAACAACCCCACCAGCCCGCCGGCCGCGAGCCGCTCTTCTACCACCACCCGGGCACTTCGGAGGAGGAATAG
- a CDS encoding ABC transporter permease: MAGTRAFAAEEVLIRAPGRAERDPSGTAHRRAVLEIGLAVGVPVVLLGLWQAASGLGWIDSRLYPSPTDIVRTGGRMLGHGQLWDDIWHTTFRVLAGFALGTLAGVLFGLAMGSVRLIQVALEPTLDALYVVPKLALLPIFLTMFGLGEGPKIALVAVTVFFFVWISTMSAIIAVEDGYREAGRCFGANRWQMFRHVLVPAALPQMFVAMRVAAGVAFLVIIAAEFIVGDDGLGYLIFQSRTLFINDQMFVGIVVVALEGVLFAELVRLVGRRVTRWAPADQERARG; the protein is encoded by the coding sequence ATGGCGGGGACGCGGGCCTTCGCGGCCGAAGAGGTACTCATCCGGGCACCGGGACGGGCCGAGCGGGACCCGAGCGGCACGGCCCACCGCCGCGCAGTCCTCGAGATCGGCCTCGCCGTCGGCGTGCCGGTGGTCCTGCTTGGCCTCTGGCAGGCGGCCAGCGGCCTTGGCTGGATCGACTCGCGGCTCTATCCGTCGCCCACCGACATCGTCCGGACCGGCGGCCGAATGCTCGGCCACGGCCAGCTGTGGGACGACATCTGGCACACCACCTTTCGCGTGCTCGCCGGCTTCGCCCTCGGCACGCTGGCCGGCGTGCTGTTCGGGCTGGCCATGGGCTCGGTCCGGCTCATCCAGGTCGCGCTCGAGCCCACCCTGGACGCGTTGTACGTCGTGCCAAAGCTCGCGCTGCTGCCCATCTTCCTGACGATGTTCGGCCTCGGTGAGGGCCCGAAGATCGCGCTCGTGGCGGTGACGGTCTTCTTCTTCGTCTGGATCTCGACGATGTCGGCGATCATCGCCGTGGAGGACGGCTATCGCGAGGCGGGCCGCTGTTTCGGCGCGAACAGGTGGCAGATGTTCCGCCATGTGCTGGTCCCGGCCGCGCTGCCGCAGATGTTCGTCGCGATGCGCGTCGCGGCGGGCGTGGCGTTCCTCGTCATCATCGCGGCCGAGTTCATCGTCGGTGACGACGGCCTCGGCTATCTGATCTTCCAGTCGCGGACGCTGTTCATCAACGACCAGATGTTCGTGGGCATCGTGGTCGTCGCGCTGGAGGGCGTGCTCTTCGCCGAGCTGGTCCGGCTGGTCGGCCGCCGGGTGACCAGGTGGGCGCCCGCGGACCAGGAACGCGCCCGCGGCTGA
- a CDS encoding beta-phosphoglucomutase family hydrolase, which produces MRLPFARLRRREAGAGAEATLGLPAHIDACLFDLDGVLTSTAEVHARAWKEMFDGFLENWASRSGDPEKPFDIEGDYERYVDGLPRLDGVRSFLASRDIHLPEGTDGDPPSALTVHALGNRKNILVLNKIADDGVQPYPGSRPYLEACASAGKARALVSSSANAGEVARAAGLADLLQVRVDGETIAQRGLAGKPAPDTFLAAARELGVPPERAAVFEDAEAGVAAGRAGGFGYVVGLDRIGHGHADALRAHGADVVVTDLGDLLADAYPPPTPGAAGAPGTAGAAGAAGGRARGEAKPRAGHGR; this is translated from the coding sequence ATGCGTTTGCCGTTCGCGCGGCTGCGGCGCCGCGAAGCCGGGGCCGGTGCCGAAGCCACGCTTGGACTACCGGCCCACATCGATGCGTGCCTCTTCGACCTCGACGGCGTGCTCACGAGCACGGCGGAGGTCCACGCACGGGCCTGGAAGGAGATGTTCGACGGCTTCCTGGAGAACTGGGCCTCGCGGTCCGGCGACCCGGAGAAGCCGTTCGACATCGAGGGGGACTACGAGCGGTACGTGGACGGGCTGCCAAGGCTCGACGGCGTCCGCTCGTTCCTGGCTTCCCGCGACATCCATCTGCCCGAGGGCACCGATGGCGATCCGCCGTCCGCCCTTACGGTCCACGCCCTGGGGAACCGCAAGAACATCCTCGTCCTGAACAAGATCGCCGATGATGGCGTCCAGCCATACCCGGGGTCAAGGCCCTACCTGGAGGCCTGCGCCAGCGCGGGGAAGGCGCGGGCGCTCGTCTCGTCCAGCGCGAACGCCGGCGAGGTGGCGCGGGCCGCCGGGCTCGCCGACCTGCTCCAGGTGCGCGTCGACGGCGAGACCATCGCGCAGCGCGGGCTCGCCGGCAAGCCGGCTCCGGACACGTTCCTCGCCGCGGCGCGGGAGCTGGGCGTGCCGCCCGAGCGGGCGGCGGTCTTCGAGGACGCGGAGGCCGGCGTCGCGGCCGGACGGGCCGGCGGCTTCGGCTACGTCGTCGGACTCGACCGGATCGGGCACGGGCACGCGGACGCGCTGCGGGCGCATGGCGCCGACGTGGTGGTCACCGACCTGGGCGACCTGCTCGCCGACGCCTACCCACCGCCGACGCCAGGCGCGGCGGGTGCGCCAGGCACGGCGGGTGCGGCGGGTGCGGCGGGTGGCCGCGCCCGAGGTGAGGCCAAGCCGCGGGCCGGGCACGGTCGATGA
- the dcd gene encoding dCTP deaminase — MLLSDRDIRAEITSGRVCLDPYDPGLIQPSSIDLRLDRAFRVFQNHRYSHIDPAVEQEDLTELVAPEGDEPFVLHPGEFVLGSTLEVITLPDDLAGRLEGKSSLGRLGLLTHSTAGFIDPGFSGHVTLELSNVATLPIKLWPGMKIGQLCLFRLSSPAEHPYGAAVYGSRYQGQRGPTPSRAYRDFTRAPVPPVVPPVNGQA; from the coding sequence GTGTTGTTGTCCGACCGGGACATCCGGGCCGAGATCACCTCCGGACGCGTGTGCCTCGATCCCTACGACCCTGGCCTGATCCAGCCGAGCAGCATCGATCTGCGCCTCGACCGGGCGTTCCGGGTATTCCAGAACCATCGGTACAGCCACATCGATCCGGCTGTCGAGCAGGAGGACCTGACCGAGCTCGTCGCCCCCGAGGGGGATGAGCCGTTCGTGCTGCACCCGGGCGAGTTCGTGCTCGGCTCCACCCTCGAGGTCATCACGCTGCCGGATGACCTGGCAGGCAGGCTCGAGGGCAAGTCCAGCCTTGGCCGGCTTGGCCTGCTCACCCACTCGACGGCCGGCTTCATCGATCCCGGCTTCTCCGGCCACGTCACGTTGGAGCTCTCCAACGTCGCGACGCTGCCGATCAAGCTCTGGCCCGGCATGAAGATCGGTCAGCTCTGCCTGTTCCGCCTCTCGTCCCCGGCCGAGCATCCCTACGGCGCCGCCGTCTACGGCTCCCGCTACCAGGGCCAGCGCGGCCCGACCCCGTCCCGCGCCTACCGCGACTTCACCCGCGCCCCGGTCCCCCCGGTGGTTCCGCCGGTCAACGGACAGGCCTGA
- a CDS encoding (Fe-S)-binding protein, which produces MRIAIGGAITLIALAVAGRRFFWLFTLIRTGQPAQGRLDDLPTRVWSEISEVGGQRKLLKWSVPGIAHALTFWGFTVLILTIIETFGGLFDDDFHIPLFGHWAAIGFLEDFFAVGVLVGLATFTVIRIQRAPARLERKSRFYGSHLGPAWVILGMITSVIVTLLITRGAQWNTGNLPQGQTKWAFASYGVSRIFSGLSHDANEAIETAFLLLNLAIVMGFLVLVAYSKHLHIFLAPINVILKREPKALGALGTTPDIETLMEEDEPIIGAGKVEDFSWKAMLDFSTCTECGRCQSQCPAWNTGKPLSPKLIIMDLRDHLFAKAPYLLAGSTAEERDAAAEKLAKKKAVTGVSEDGSEEHTVHHVPESGFGRVPEPGKAQAERPLVGTAEEGGVIDPDVLWSCTNCGACVEQCPVDIEHVDHIVDMRRYQVMIESAFPSEAGVMLRNLENNGNPWGVSPRSRTEWTDGLPFEVKIIGEGEQIPDDVEYLFWVGCAGAIEDRAKKVSRAFVELLDMAGVSFAILGSQESCTGDPARRLGNEYLFQEMAKANIELLNSTGVKKIVATCPHCFNSLSKEYSALGGTWEVIHHTQLLGRLVEEKKLVPLTPIESSVTYHDPCFLGRHNKVYTPPREILEAIPGLRGQEMHRCKERGFCCGAGGARMWMEEKIGTRVNTNRVEEALGLDPDVVSTACPFCIVMLSDAVTEQKLAGKAKETVEVLDVSQLLARSLAPSTDGAGAQAATTG; this is translated from the coding sequence GTGAGAATCGCGATCGGTGGGGCGATCACGCTGATCGCCCTTGCGGTGGCCGGAAGGCGATTCTTCTGGCTGTTCACGCTGATCCGGACCGGACAGCCGGCCCAAGGGCGCCTCGACGACCTCCCGACCCGGGTCTGGAGCGAGATCTCCGAGGTCGGCGGGCAGCGCAAGCTCCTCAAATGGTCGGTGCCCGGCATCGCGCACGCGCTGACGTTCTGGGGCTTCACGGTCCTGATCCTGACGATCATCGAGACCTTCGGTGGCCTGTTCGACGACGACTTCCACATCCCGCTGTTCGGGCACTGGGCCGCCATCGGGTTCCTCGAGGACTTCTTCGCCGTCGGCGTGCTGGTGGGCCTCGCGACGTTCACCGTCATCCGTATCCAGCGGGCGCCGGCGCGCCTCGAGCGCAAGTCGCGCTTCTATGGCTCACACCTCGGCCCGGCCTGGGTCATCCTGGGCATGATCACGTCCGTCATCGTGACGCTGCTGATCACCCGGGGCGCCCAGTGGAACACCGGCAACCTGCCGCAGGGCCAGACGAAGTGGGCCTTCGCCTCCTACGGCGTCAGCAGGATCTTCTCCGGCCTCTCGCACGACGCCAACGAGGCGATCGAGACCGCCTTCCTGCTGCTCAACCTGGCCATCGTCATGGGCTTCCTGGTGCTGGTGGCCTACTCCAAGCACCTGCACATCTTCCTGGCGCCGATCAACGTCATCCTCAAGCGGGAGCCGAAGGCGCTCGGCGCGCTGGGCACCACGCCTGACATCGAGACGCTGATGGAGGAGGACGAGCCGATCATCGGCGCGGGCAAGGTCGAGGACTTCTCCTGGAAGGCGATGCTCGACTTCTCCACCTGCACCGAGTGCGGCCGCTGCCAGAGCCAGTGCCCGGCCTGGAACACCGGGAAGCCGCTGTCCCCGAAGCTGATCATCATGGACCTGCGCGACCACCTGTTCGCGAAGGCCCCGTACCTGCTGGCCGGGAGCACCGCCGAGGAGCGCGACGCGGCCGCGGAGAAGCTGGCGAAGAAGAAGGCCGTCACCGGCGTTTCCGAGGACGGCTCGGAGGAGCACACCGTCCACCACGTGCCCGAGTCCGGCTTCGGCCGCGTTCCCGAGCCGGGCAAGGCCCAGGCGGAGCGCCCGCTCGTCGGCACGGCGGAAGAGGGCGGGGTCATCGACCCCGACGTGCTGTGGTCGTGCACGAACTGCGGCGCCTGCGTCGAGCAGTGCCCGGTGGACATCGAGCACGTCGACCACATCGTCGACATGCGCCGCTACCAGGTGATGATCGAGTCGGCGTTCCCCTCGGAAGCCGGCGTGATGCTGCGCAACCTGGAGAACAACGGCAACCCGTGGGGCGTCTCGCCGCGCAGCCGCACCGAGTGGACCGATGGCCTGCCCTTCGAGGTCAAGATCATCGGCGAGGGCGAGCAGATCCCGGACGACGTCGAGTACCTCTTCTGGGTCGGCTGCGCCGGTGCCATCGAGGACCGGGCGAAGAAGGTCTCCCGTGCCTTCGTCGAGCTGCTGGACATGGCCGGCGTCTCGTTCGCCATCCTCGGCTCGCAGGAGTCCTGCACCGGCGACCCGGCGCGCCGCCTCGGCAACGAGTACCTGTTCCAGGAGATGGCCAAGGCCAACATCGAGCTGCTGAACTCCACGGGCGTCAAGAAGATCGTCGCGACCTGCCCGCACTGCTTCAACAGCCTGTCGAAGGAGTACTCGGCGCTCGGCGGCACCTGGGAGGTCATCCACCACACCCAGCTGCTCGGCAGGCTCGTCGAGGAGAAGAAGCTGGTGCCGCTCACGCCGATCGAGTCGTCGGTGACCTACCACGACCCGTGCTTCCTCGGCCGGCACAACAAGGTCTACACCCCGCCGCGCGAGATCCTCGAGGCCATTCCGGGCCTCCGTGGCCAGGAGATGCACCGGTGCAAGGAGCGCGGCTTCTGCTGCGGCGCCGGCGGCGCGCGGATGTGGATGGAGGAGAAGATCGGCACCCGGGTCAACACGAACCGGGTGGAGGAGGCCCTCGGCCTCGACCCGGACGTCGTGTCGACCGCGTGCCCGTTCTGCATCGTCATGCTGTCCGACGCGGTGACGGAGCAGAAGCTCGCGGGCAAGGCGAAGGAGACCGTCGAGGTCCTCGACGTCTCCCAGCTCCTCGCCCGTTCCCTCGCGCCGTCCACCGACGGCGCCGGAGCCCAGGCGGCCACCACCGGCTGA
- a CDS encoding ABC transporter substrate-binding protein: MRFRRRVSLLLLPVLSAGVALTACGDSGGKNTTFTPASAAPIVAVAGCENGWTNPTDLSAGRKPARCAANAPAPDPLPTKTKIVITAATPKAEFIAPIRWAIDKGEFAKENLDVELRQVPAADGLNLLAQGQTDVMVGSPDGAFFNAVNQGFGIRWVMGNFSAPAASRTGVWARDVDGRPATFADLKGKTFASVLGSGSPVMYPIVQQAEKAGLAFSDLKFKTLPAADLVTALQNGGIDAAWVLDPLWIQLVGKPGLTYLGGQPPGEPLGGVLFGPNVLGDKRAAGVAFTRAVVRTINTAFAGDYKSDPTFVDDLAKVVELPASQLTATPSLTTDWEIRSGTSTRLQDAMIKSGALSYKAPLDESKVVDRSFYEAAVGHKA, translated from the coding sequence ATGAGATTCAGGCGCCGTGTGTCCCTGCTGCTCTTACCCGTGTTGTCCGCCGGCGTCGCCCTGACCGCGTGTGGTGACAGCGGCGGCAAGAACACGACCTTCACGCCGGCGTCGGCCGCCCCCATCGTGGCGGTGGCCGGCTGCGAGAACGGCTGGACCAACCCGACCGACCTTTCCGCCGGCCGCAAGCCGGCGCGCTGCGCGGCGAACGCGCCGGCGCCGGACCCGCTGCCAACCAAGACCAAGATCGTCATCACCGCGGCGACGCCGAAGGCGGAGTTCATCGCGCCGATCCGGTGGGCGATCGACAAGGGCGAGTTCGCCAAGGAGAACCTGGACGTCGAGCTGCGCCAGGTGCCGGCGGCCGACGGCCTCAACCTGCTCGCGCAGGGGCAGACCGACGTCATGGTCGGGTCGCCCGACGGCGCCTTCTTCAACGCGGTCAACCAGGGGTTTGGGATCCGCTGGGTGATGGGCAACTTCTCGGCGCCGGCCGCGAGCAGGACCGGCGTCTGGGCACGCGACGTGGACGGCCGGCCGGCGACCTTCGCGGACCTGAAGGGCAAGACGTTCGCGAGCGTCCTGGGCAGCGGCAGCCCGGTGATGTACCCGATCGTCCAGCAGGCCGAGAAGGCGGGCCTCGCCTTCAGTGACCTGAAGTTCAAGACGCTGCCCGCGGCCGACCTGGTGACCGCGCTGCAGAACGGCGGGATCGACGCCGCCTGGGTTCTCGACCCGCTGTGGATCCAGCTGGTCGGCAAGCCAGGGCTGACCTACCTGGGTGGGCAGCCGCCCGGCGAGCCGCTCGGCGGCGTGCTGTTCGGCCCGAACGTCCTCGGCGACAAGCGCGCCGCGGGCGTCGCGTTCACCCGCGCGGTGGTCCGGACGATCAACACGGCGTTCGCCGGCGACTACAAGTCGGACCCGACCTTCGTGGACGACCTCGCCAAGGTGGTCGAGCTGCCGGCCAGCCAGCTCACGGCGACGCCCTCGCTCACGACGGACTGGGAGATCCGCTCGGGCACGTCGACCCGGCTGCAGGATGCGATGATCAAGAGCGGTGCGCTCAGCTACAAGGCGCCCCTGGACGAGTCCAAGGTCGTCGACCGGTCGTTCTACGAGGCGGCCGTCGGTCACAAGGCATAG
- a CDS encoding IclR family transcriptional regulator: MATSNPTLRVVGLLDVLIRYPHRGFGLSELAREVGISKGTCLAIADTLVEHGFLVQHAKTRAYRLGPALITAGQAVLSGFVDLRPALGALARVTAEFDVSCSVLAVDNDQLVVLERVGNPDPTYGLSQVGARMPFAPPWGAPFVAWGRPTDIDGWLDRSLVPLSEETRSALRRALQAGRRLGFIATREIPPTHPAAVDLHRIRATAGAVDLAALRRLAAARLSEIGYFIDDLDAAATYQVNHIAVPLIGPDGRVVASLLATMFGRHVTGEEVQRIGTRLIDVAADVVARVSHHRTAPEHF; the protein is encoded by the coding sequence ATGGCGACGTCGAATCCGACCCTGCGGGTGGTTGGACTCCTTGACGTGCTGATCCGCTATCCGCACCGAGGATTTGGCCTTTCCGAGCTCGCGCGCGAGGTCGGCATCAGCAAGGGAACCTGCCTGGCGATCGCCGACACCCTCGTCGAGCACGGCTTCCTCGTCCAGCACGCGAAGACGCGCGCCTACCGGCTCGGCCCGGCGCTGATCACCGCGGGCCAGGCGGTTCTCAGCGGTTTCGTCGACCTGCGGCCCGCACTCGGGGCGCTGGCCCGGGTGACCGCCGAGTTCGACGTCTCGTGCTCGGTGCTCGCGGTCGACAACGACCAGCTCGTCGTCCTGGAACGCGTCGGCAACCCCGACCCGACCTACGGCCTGAGCCAGGTCGGCGCCCGGATGCCGTTCGCGCCGCCGTGGGGGGCGCCGTTCGTCGCCTGGGGCCGGCCGACGGACATCGACGGCTGGCTGGACCGGAGTCTCGTTCCCTTGTCGGAGGAGACCAGGAGTGCGCTGCGCCGGGCGCTGCAGGCCGGTCGCCGCCTCGGTTTCATCGCCACCAGGGAGATCCCGCCGACTCATCCTGCGGCCGTCGACCTTCATCGCATCCGAGCCACCGCGGGAGCCGTGGACCTCGCCGCGCTACGCCGGCTCGCCGCCGCCCGCCTGTCCGAGATCGGCTATTTCATCGACGATCTGGACGCGGCGGCGACATACCAGGTGAACCACATCGCGGTCCCGCTCATCGGCCCGGACGGCCGGGTCGTCGCGAGTCTGCTTGCCACGATGTTCGGCCGGCACGTCACCGGCGAGGAGGTCCAGCGCATCGGAACCCGCCTGATCGACGTCGCCGCCGACGTCGTCGCCCGCGTCTCGCATCACCGAACAGCGCCGGAACATTTCTGA